A genome region from Pelodiscus sinensis isolate JC-2024 chromosome 27, ASM4963464v1, whole genome shotgun sequence includes the following:
- the LOC102448403 gene encoding blue-sensitive opsin produces the protein MNGTEGINFYVPLSNKTGLVRSPFEYPQYYLAEPWKYRIVCCYIFFLIFTGLPINLLTLLVTFKHKKLRQPLNYILVNLAVADLFMACFGFTVTFYTAWNGYFIFGPTGCAVEGFFATLGGQVALWSLVVLAIERYIVVCKPMGNFRFSATHALMGISFTWVMAFSCAAPPLFGWSRYIPEGMQCSCGPDYYTLNPDYHNESYVVYMFMGHFVIPVVIIFFSYGQLICKVREAAAQQQESASTQKAEREVTRMVILMVLGFLLAWTPYAVVAFWIFTNKGADFSATLMSVPAFFSKSSSLYNPIIYVLMNKQFRNCMITTICCGKNPFGDDDVSSTVSQSKTEVSSVSSSQVSPA, from the exons ATGAACGGGACAGAAGGAATCAATTTTTATGTGCCGCTCTCCAACAAAACAGGGCTGGTGCGGAGTCCCTTTGAGTACCCACAGTATTACCTAGCTGAACCCTGGAAGTACCGAATCGTGTGCTGCTACATCTTCTTCCTCATCTTCACCGGGCTCCCCATCAACCTCCTGACGCTCCTCGTCACTTTTAAGCATAAGAAGCTGCGGCAGCCGCTCAACTACATCCTGGTCAACCTGGCGGTGGCTGATCTCTTTATGGCTTGCTTTGGCTTCACCGTCACCTTCTACACGGCCTGGAACGGCTACTTTATCTTCGGGCCCACGGGCTGTGCTGTGGAAGGCTTCTTTGCCACGCTGGGAG gTCAGGTTGCCTTGTGGTCGCTGGTCGTCCTGGCGATAGAGCGTTATATCGTGGTTTGTAAGCCCATGGGCAACTTCCGCTTCTCTGCCACCCATGCCTTGATGGGCATCAGTTTTACCTGGGTCATGGCCTTTTCCTGTGCTGCTCCACCCCTGTTTGGCTGGTCCAG ATACATTCCCGAGGGCATGCAGTGCTCCTGCGGTCCTGACTATTACACCCTCAACCCCGACTACCACAACGAATCCTACGTGGTCTACATGTTCATGGGCCACTTCGTCATCCCGGTGGTGATCATCTTCTTCTCCTACGGGCAGCTCATCTGCAAAGTCCGAGAG GCCGCGGCCCAGCAGCAGGAGTCGGCGAGCACCCAGAAGGCGGAGAGGGAGGTGACCCGCATGGTGATCCTAATGGTTCTGGGCTTCCTCTTGGCCTGGACGCCCTACGCCGTGGTGGCGTTCTGGATCTTCACCAACAAGGGGGCGGACTTCTCCGCTACTCTCATGTCAGTGCCTGCCTTCTTCTCCAAGAGCTCCTCTCTCtacaaccccatcatctacgtcCTCATGAACAAGCAG TTCCGTAACTGCATGATCACCACCATCTGCTGTGGCAAGAACCCCTTTGGGGATGACGACGTCTCCTCGACCGTATCCCAGAGCAAGACCGAGGTATCCTCCGTCTCCTCCAGTCAAGTGTCACCAGCATAG